One region of Bacteroidota bacterium genomic DNA includes:
- a CDS encoding TlpA family protein disulfide reductase: protein MKKLIIPILAFLFAVPAMAQNRIPDITLKDLNGNAIKVSEVADSGKIVVINFWATWCGPCLKELTNINDVIEEWKEKYNIEFIAVSIDDSRTTQKVKPFVEAKNWVGYKILLDVASDLKRAMNVLDPPYTFVYDQKGNLYYSHPGYQEGAEIELEEKIAELAKLNK from the coding sequence ATGAAGAAACTGATAATACCCATTTTGGCCTTTTTGTTTGCCGTGCCTGCAATGGCTCAAAACCGTATCCCCGATATTACTTTGAAAGACCTTAATGGTAATGCTATTAAAGTATCAGAAGTGGCCGATAGCGGAAAAATTGTGGTGATTAATTTTTGGGCTACCTGGTGTGGGCCCTGCCTGAAAGAGCTTACCAATATTAACGATGTGATTGAAGAATGGAAAGAGAAATACAATATTGAGTTTATTGCTGTTTCTATCGACGATTCTCGTACTACGCAAAAAGTAAAACCCTTTGTTGAAGCTAAAAACTGGGTGGGCTACAAAATATTGTTAGATGTGGCATCAGACCTAAAACGTGCCATGAACGTTCTTGACCCTCCTTACACGTTTGTGTACGACCAAAAAGGTAATTTGTATTACAGCCACCCCGGCTACCAAGAAGGTGCCGAAATAGAACTAGAAGAAAAAATTGCTGAGCTTGCTAAGTTGAACAAGTAA
- a CDS encoding T9SS type A sorting domain-containing protein — translation MGKKTTLIFSLLLFAFISNTGYSQTHIHYWNFNNSSTETDLLTAKLSLVSGASIQHIQGGTSAIQITSNTGQGFEVTNPNTRNSDSSGSHLRFNNPIGGTLVFSLPTIGYTDVVVKYATRRSGSGAGTQKIEYSTDGSSYTAFTDINPVDGNPTLQTLDFSAIIAVDNNANFKIRITFEQGPGGTVGNNRFDNFTAEGTGSGPDVTAPVVTFIPVDGALHLDITTKPKISFNEAVRLINNTALSNTNVDALVELRLDNASGATVAFDATVSGNEIIITPAANLLNSQKYYVALKANSVEDMSDNAVVALQSMSFTTIAVQTQFNAGDLVPVAYRMNATSTDDEVVLLTFVDILPGTMINITDAKYTDNTPAQCAGGFVWTAPANECIPAGSIINIKNDVPSASKGTITGGGFGLSSGGDQFIVYTGTAANPKYITALSSNGWLTANTSCSGSNSKIPATLTDGQNALNGSTITGNVTGNTANAYYNGTQTGTASQLRAAILNPANWVGAASGTAPQTWPTWSFPGPPSVLGTKIINQTTVQVFFSSDLDNATATNTSNFTGISGLVSISRTNNGTLADTLTLTYNTPFTPSATLSITVTNVKDSEGNIMLCPYKFSFTYNTEVSFAKSFISVNENAGVAVVNVTIKNPSNSTVNLVLKGAAFNTASATDFNFVNQTLTIIGTTTSHVINIPIADDNLNEQDEYFTLALESPVGLSITGSNLFTVYIKDNDHKAPAASKEVELNYVTSYEPVVGSSTCEIVMFDSASKRLFSISAVQDRLDISDFSNPANITLIKSIDMSTYGGITSVAVKNGIVAAASPNANEQSDGSVVFFNTNGDFQKQVTVGALPDMVTFSPDGSKVMTANEGQPNDSYTVDPEGSVSVIDISGGITNLTHANVTTVSFTGFNSQETALIASGVRKLKATSTLAQDFEPEYITVSADSKTAWVTLQENNAIAVIDLTNNTATSVWSCGTKDFSLMGNGFDASDNNGTILNSNWPVKSFFLADGIANYAVNGTTYLVTANEGDEKEYTGLNERTTVGAIKLDSTKFPQAPMLQQAHNLGRLRVTNLQGDTDKDGDFDELYMVGARSFSIFNASNNTRVFDSGDDFETITAADATYGVLFNADNEGNGLKGRSRAKGPEPEGVTLASISGKTFAFVALERIGGVMVYNITDPTSPTFSDYKNNRSTTSFTGDHGPEGIIYVSPKASPTGKGYIIVANEISGTISVYEVKSNLPVLPNGVQEVENSKCKLYPNPAANEVTIDYTVENAQEVSFEVFDMAGKMVFAQTMPAGANTVSISTATLDNGIYFARIVANKQVLSTEKLVIVK, via the coding sequence GCATTTACGTTTTAACAACCCTATTGGCGGAACCTTAGTGTTCTCATTGCCAACTATAGGTTATACTGATGTGGTGGTTAAATATGCCACCCGTCGCTCAGGTTCGGGAGCCGGTACCCAAAAAATTGAGTACAGTACTGATGGCTCTTCGTACACCGCATTTACCGATATTAATCCTGTAGACGGTAACCCAACCCTGCAAACGTTAGATTTCTCTGCTATTATAGCGGTGGATAATAATGCTAACTTTAAAATACGCATTACGTTTGAACAAGGTCCCGGCGGTACTGTAGGTAATAACCGTTTTGACAATTTCACAGCCGAGGGCACAGGTTCAGGTCCGGATGTAACTGCACCTGTAGTTACGTTTATCCCAGTGGACGGTGCTTTACATTTAGATATTACAACAAAACCTAAAATTTCATTCAACGAGGCAGTACGTTTGATTAACAACACTGCCCTTAGCAATACCAATGTAGATGCTTTGGTAGAGTTGCGTTTGGATAATGCAAGCGGTGCAACTGTTGCGTTTGATGCTACTGTTAGCGGCAATGAGATTATTATCACGCCTGCTGCAAATTTGCTTAATAGTCAGAAGTATTATGTTGCGTTAAAAGCTAATAGTGTGGAAGATATGAGCGACAATGCTGTAGTTGCGTTACAATCAATGTCGTTTACTACAATTGCGGTTCAAACCCAGTTTAATGCAGGTGATTTAGTACCTGTAGCCTATCGTATGAATGCTACTTCGACAGACGATGAAGTAGTCTTGCTAACCTTTGTAGACATTTTACCCGGAACGATGATTAACATCACCGATGCAAAGTACACTGATAATACACCTGCACAATGTGCCGGAGGATTTGTTTGGACTGCCCCTGCAAATGAGTGCATACCTGCTGGCTCAATCATAAACATCAAAAACGATGTTCCCTCAGCTAGTAAAGGCACTATTACAGGTGGTGGTTTTGGTTTAAGTTCAGGTGGCGACCAATTTATAGTATATACAGGTACCGCTGCTAATCCTAAATACATTACTGCGCTTTCATCAAATGGATGGCTTACTGCAAACACCTCATGTTCAGGAAGTAATTCAAAAATACCTGCAACTCTTACCGATGGTCAAAACGCCCTTAACGGTAGCACTATTACAGGTAACGTAACCGGCAATACAGCTAATGCTTACTACAACGGTACCCAAACAGGTACAGCATCTCAATTGCGTGCAGCTATCCTAAACCCTGCTAATTGGGTAGGAGCGGCTTCGGGTACTGCGCCCCAAACATGGCCTACATGGAGTTTCCCCGGACCTCCTTCAGTATTGGGCACTAAAATCATCAACCAAACTACCGTCCAGGTTTTCTTTAGCAGCGATTTGGACAATGCAACAGCAACCAATACATCTAATTTTACGGGTATCAGCGGCTTGGTTAGCATCAGCAGAACCAACAACGGTACATTGGCTGATACGCTTACCTTAACTTATAACACTCCGTTCACTCCCTCGGCTACACTTTCTATCACGGTAACTAATGTTAAAGACAGCGAAGGAAACATTATGCTTTGCCCGTATAAGTTTTCGTTTACTTACAACACCGAGGTTTCTTTTGCTAAATCGTTTATATCGGTTAATGAAAATGCCGGTGTAGCGGTAGTGAATGTCACCATTAAAAACCCTTCAAACTCAACAGTAAATCTTGTGTTAAAAGGTGCTGCGTTTAATACCGCTTCAGCAACTGACTTTAATTTCGTTAATCAAACCCTTACCATTATAGGTACTACTACATCGCATGTTATCAATATCCCTATTGCTGATGATAATCTGAACGAACAGGACGAGTACTTTACATTGGCACTTGAAAGCCCTGTAGGACTATCAATTACTGGCAGCAATTTGTTTACCGTATATATTAAAGATAACGACCACAAAGCACCAGCAGCCAGCAAAGAGGTTGAACTAAACTACGTAACCAGCTACGAACCCGTTGTCGGTTCAAGCACTTGTGAAATTGTAATGTTTGATTCTGCTTCAAAACGTTTATTCTCAATCAGTGCCGTACAAGACCGATTGGATATTTCTGATTTCAGTAACCCTGCCAATATCACGTTGATTAAATCAATTGATATGAGCACTTACGGCGGTATCACCAGCGTAGCTGTTAAAAACGGTATCGTAGCTGCTGCAAGCCCCAATGCAAACGAGCAGTCGGATGGTTCAGTGGTGTTTTTTAATACCAATGGCGATTTTCAAAAGCAAGTTACTGTAGGTGCATTGCCTGATATGGTTACTTTTAGCCCAGACGGTTCTAAAGTAATGACGGCCAACGAAGGCCAACCTAACGATTCTTACACCGTTGACCCCGAAGGTTCTGTTAGCGTGATTGATATCAGTGGAGGCATTACCAATCTTACCCACGCTAACGTTACCACGGTTTCGTTTACCGGTTTTAACAGCCAAGAAACTGCCTTGATTGCATCAGGTGTTCGCAAGCTTAAAGCCACAAGTACACTTGCTCAGGATTTTGAACCCGAATACATTACCGTTTCAGCCGATTCTAAAACGGCTTGGGTTACGTTGCAAGAAAACAACGCTATTGCAGTTATTGACCTTACTAACAACACAGCGACATCAGTTTGGAGCTGCGGTACTAAAGATTTTAGTTTAATGGGTAATGGTTTTGATGCTTCAGACAATAATGGTACAATACTTAATAGCAACTGGCCTGTAAAGAGTTTCTTTTTGGCCGACGGTATTGCCAATTACGCTGTTAACGGAACCACCTACCTTGTTACAGCAAACGAAGGTGATGAGAAAGAATACACTGGTTTGAACGAACGTACCACCGTAGGTGCTATTAAATTAGATTCTACCAAATTCCCGCAAGCACCTATGTTGCAACAAGCGCATAACTTAGGTCGTTTGCGTGTAACTAACCTGCAAGGTGACACCGACAAAGACGGTGACTTTGACGAATTATATATGGTAGGCGCCCGCTCTTTCTCAATCTTTAATGCTAGTAACAATACAAGGGTTTTTGACAGCGGTGATGATTTTGAAACCATTACGGCTGCTGATGCCACTTACGGTGTATTGTTTAATGCTGATAACGAAGGTAACGGACTAAAAGGCCGCAGTCGTGCAAAAGGCCCTGAACCAGAAGGCGTAACCTTGGCCTCAATTTCGGGTAAAACCTTTGCTTTTGTAGCGTTAGAGCGTATTGGCGGAGTGATGGTGTACAACATTACTGACCCAACGTCTCCAACTTTTAGCGATTATAAAAACAACCGTAGCACCACCAGTTTTACCGGCGACCATGGTCCTGAGGGTATTATTTATGTTAGCCCTAAAGCTAGCCCAACTGGTAAAGGCTATATAATTGTGGCTAACGAAATAAGCGGTACTATTTCAGTATATGAAGTAAAAAGCAACTTGCCTGTATTGCCAAACGGTGTTCAAGAGGTTGAGAACAGCAAATGCAAGTTATATCCTAACCCAGCAGCCAATGAAGTAACCATTGACTACACCGTTGAAAATGCTCAAGAAGTATCTTTTGAGGTGTTTGATATGGCAGGCAAAATGGTGTTTGCCCAAACAATGCCCGCAGGAGCTAATACAGTTTCAATAAGCACAGCTACTTTGGATAACGGCATCTACTTTGCCCGCATAGTAGCCAATAAACAAGTACTTTCTACCGAGAAATTGGTAATTGTAAAATAA